A single genomic interval of Oncorhynchus gorbuscha isolate QuinsamMale2020 ecotype Even-year linkage group LG25, OgorEven_v1.0, whole genome shotgun sequence harbors:
- the LOC124013798 gene encoding NHS-like protein 2 isoform X4 produces the protein MEKLEVLRTRSANTNLDAESKRSAASSSTATSAHFRSPWQQSVNVFGSWSRPDCVQELHQEAQLNLQSLLQDFEEQLYDTKLTGQTFRHPTASSQSSDDTSTTLSRSPVSLNNKRPEFIFLPASKGQVCEEDETSSVNISRGTDPSPSPSPSPCGSDRPLVGWSSTSLGPPVAEKPRWHLGRRTPAHLLSLDITGEGKLLGVDLLQGSCSPSPSLGCGGGQPRSLEPVTDTPVQHIPLRKTHSDLDPSFSLPQSPRNPPPTLGTMDHSAALLCSNSPSQSWNGPKGSTFSPGAWNEAYSYSLAPSPLGKGPATMPKGARMVGMVAGQGGELMCPSQTSLGLSVSSGSQSHSSSFTSISEPSGHRHPGTIGMMMGRRSETEGAASSPTDERSGLERGMGGVERRERSARSVAAANAFKFRERSLSTPTDSGSFCSTDNICGGMYGLGGLPGAGNGTNGNGGGVLTEMRHPHHHYPGGEGGERGESYALFYPSGSSEDGSNSIDNVSVTDGNFTPGGRLRLRSRSISLKKSKRKPPPPVRSVSLVKNLGDAEGRVHGHNGGHYRDGRPKSLHIPRDHLQDFQPDFLLPSSSLSKADLEEPELGHGGVDGPPSLEVHGPDTTELSFPAHWQLEEWKASDPYRSLSGSSTATGTTVIECMKVRGSSESLLDSPSTSRATSPSLLSIEAESTKASSPFKPPGLMSPSSGYSSQSETPTPITPSNQVVGTPTGPACTLGCKMRPKIPERKSSLPATSPRDPAARSRLSFEMPVNAHLDLSSIKPKQKASRRHSDTSTASKPGKLSAGSQSTLPVVTTNELRNIRLRSVSRTDLEDCLDGASNDIIEEEQGRDLSPPPVTPGCIPGPLVAPRPKPPVAFKPPLPKRPLNILLKSPSSSPIASDSPCLPC, from the exons ACTTTGAAGAGCAGCTGTATGACACCAAGCTAACAGGCCAGACGTTCCGCCACCCAACAGCTTCCTCCCAGAGTTCTGACGACACGTCCACCACCCTCAGtcgctcccctgtctccctcaaCAACAAGAGACCTGAATTCATCTTCCTG ccGGCGTCTAAGGGTCAGGTGTGTGAGGAGGATGAGACCTCCTCAGTAAATATCAGTAGGGGTACAGAcccgtccccctctccttccccatcccccTGTGGGTCAGATCGCCCTCTAGTGGGGTGGAGCAGCACCTCCCTGGGACCCCCCGTGGCCGAGAAACCTCGTTGGCACCTGGGACGACGCACCCCCGCTCACCTGCTATCCCTCGACATCACAG gtgAGGGTAAACTCTTGGGCGTAGACCTCCTCCAGGgatcctgttccccctctccgtccCTGGGCTGTGGAGGAGGCCAGCCCCGGTCTCTGGAGCCTGTCACAGACACCCCTGTCCAGCACATACCCCTGAGAAAGACCCACAGTGACCTGGACCCCAGCTTCAGCCTTCCCCAGTCCCCCAGGAACCCCCCTCCTACCCTGGGCACCATGGACCACTCTGCCGCCCTCCTCTGCTCCAACTCCCCCTCTCAGTCCTGGAACGGCCCCAAGGGCTCCACCTTCTCCCCGGGAGCCTGGAACGAGGCTTATAGTTATAGTTTAGCTCCAAGTCCGCTGGGGAAGGGACCGGCGACCATGCCCAAGGGAGCAAGGATGGTGGGGATGGTTGCGGGGCAGGGTGGGGAGTTGATGTGCCCCTCTCAGACCAGTTTGGGACTCTCCGTGAGCTCGGGGTCGCAGTCTCACTCTAGTTCGTTCACGTCAATATCAGAACCTTCCGGACACAGGCACCCAGGCACCATAGGGATGATGATGGGGAGGCGGAGCGAGACGGAGGGGGCGGCATCTAGCCCCACTGACGAACGGAGTggtctggagagagggatgggaggagtcGAGAGAAGGGAGAGGTCGGCGCGTTCTGTCGCCGCCGCCAATGCATTTAAGTTCCGTGAGCGTTCTCTTTCCACGCCGACGGATTCCGGCTCGTTCTGCTCCACGGACAACATCTGCGGCGGGATGTACGGCCTTGGTGGACTACCTGGAGCCGGTAATGGGACAAACGGGAACGGTGGCGGCGTTTTAACAGAGATGCGCCACCCACACCACCATTACCCTGGCGgcgaggggggtgagaggggcgAGAGCTATGCCCTCTTCTACCCCAGCGGGAGCTCCGAGGATGGGAGCAACAGCATTGACAACGTCTCTGTAACCGACGGCAACTTCACCCCGGGCGGTCGCCTACGGTTACGTTCTCGCTCCATCTCGCTGAAGAAGTCCAAACGCAAACCCCCTCCACCCGTCCGGAGCGTCTCGCTCGTGAAGAATTTAGGAGACGCCGAGGGGCGCGTGCATGGCCACAACGGAGGGCACTACCGGGACGGCCGCCCCAAATCCCTGCACATCCCCCGGGACCACCTCCAGGACTTCCAGCCAGACTTcctcctaccctcctcctccctctccaaggcCGATCTGGAGGAGCCTGAGCTGGGCCACGGCGGCGTGGACGGACCCCCAAGCCTCGAGGTCCATGGACCAGACACAACAGAGCTGTCCTTCCCAGCCCACTGGCAGCTGGAGGAGTGGAAAGCTTCTGACCCCTACAGGTCGTTGTCTGGGTCTAGTACAGCCACAGGGACGACTGTTATAGAGTGCATGAAG GTTCGGGGCAGCTCCGAGTCTCTCCTggactctccctccacctccagagccacctccccctccctgctctccaTTGAGGCAGAGTCGACCAAAGCTTCCTCCCCCTTCAAGCCACCAGGACTCATGTCCCCCTCCAGCGGCTACTCTAGCCAGTCAGAAACTCCGACGCCCATCACCCCCTCCAACCAGGTGGTAGGAACACCAACAGGGCCCGCCTGCACGTTGGGGTGTAAGATGCGCCCCAAAATCCCAGAGAGGAAGTCTTCGTTGCCAGCTACATCACCACGGGACCCTGCCGCCCGATCGAGGCTGTCCTTCGAGATGCCGGTTAACGCTCATCTGGATTTGTCCTCCATCAAACCAAAACAGAAGGCCAGCCGGCGCCATTCTGACACGTCCACCGCCAGTAAGCCCGGTAAACTGAGTGCTGGAAGCCAATCAACTCTCCCAGTGGTGACCACGAACGAGCTCCGGAACATCCGCCTGCGTTCTGTCTCCCGTACTGACCTGGAGGACTGCCTTGATGGAGCCTCTAATGACATCATTGAGGAGGAGCAGGGTCGCGACCTTTCCCCCCCTCCTGTCACCCCCGGTTGCATCCCCGGCCCCCTCGTTGCCCCCAGACCCAAACCCCCTGTGGCCTTCAAGCCCCCATTACCCAAACGCCCCCTCAACATCCTCCTCaagtccccttcctcctcccccattGCTTCCgactccccctgcctcccctgttGA
- the LOC124013799 gene encoding NHS-like protein 2 — protein sequence MPNPSIYMVVGRKPKLKKAFPHTPTSPFRPQEHPQTFPLHYPQSLYDASSFPHTRSLYDLPPLPLPQPLLEDPSMEPEFNPDLELRLGPEDGGSLPSPCSNQEVLETQDKSKSLPSRMTISCLAELDKKKPKVPPPVPKKPNVLLLPSNGTTDRQGTQTDCPAALRSPVRAFPPEEIPGKEENQENYLGIGTDEEISMESSLQDSSFTDVEGRLSITETGRSDDAESVEESSSVVSDKTELHITEEMDDDVRGHTPTTHTTEDLFTKIHRSKRKVLGRKEPGDSFGSRQSLVSPVKHSTSGGDLRTLTLGSTPRSTSRNDNFMALLQKKGSKSSTGGARVSAMELLKSTNPLARRVTEFSTSADGGGDMTTGNNGTRMPQDQ from the exons ATGCCTAACCCCAGCATCTACATGGTGGTAGGTAGGAAGCCCAAGCTGAAGAAAGCCTTCCCTCACACCCCCACCAGCCCCTTTAGACCCCAGGAACATCCCCAAACCTTCCCCCTCCACTACCCCCAGAGCCTCTACGATGCTTCCTCCTTCCCCCACACCCGGTCCCTGTACGatctgcctcctctccccctgccccaGCCCCTCCTGGAGGACCCCTCCATGGAGCCGGAGTTCAACCCTGACTTGGAGCTCCGTCTTGGGCCTGAGGATGGAGGGtcactcccctctccctgcaGTAACCAGGAAGTGCTGGAGACTCAGGATAAGAGCAAGTCTCTACCTAGCAGGATGACCATATCCTGTCTGGCTGAATTGGACAAGAAGAAACCCAAG GTTCCTCCTCCGGTTCCAAAGAAGCCCAACGTCCTGCTTCTTCCCTCCAACGGTACCACCGACAGACAGGGAACACAGACAGACTGCCCTGCCGCCCTCCGCTCTCCCGTTAGAGCGTTCCCACCAGAAGAGATTCCCGGGAAAGAGGAAAACCAGGAAAATTACCTGGGAATAGGGACGGATGAGGAAATCTCCATGGAGTCTTCCTTACAGGACTCTTCTTTTACAGACGTGGAGGGGAGGCTCAGCATTACAGAGACAGGCAGAA GTGATGATGCGGAGAGTGTTGAGGAGAGCAGTTCGGTCGTTAGTGACAAGACGGAACTCCACATCACAGAGGAAATGgatgatgatgtcagaggtcacacacctaccacacacaccacagaggaccTGTTCACCAAAATACACAG gtcaAAAAGGAAAGTCCTGGGCCGTAAGGAACCAGGGGACTCGTTCGGCAGCCGCCAGAGTCTGGTCTCCCCGGTGAAGCACAGCACCAGTGGTGGTGACCTCCGAACCCTGACCCTGGGCTCGACCCCGCGCTCCACCTCGCGGAATGACAACTTCATGGCCCTGCTCCAAAAGAAGGGCAGCAAGTCCAGCACGGGAGGGGCCAGAGTCTCTGCTATGGAACTCCTCAAGAGCACAAACCCCCTCGCACGACGCGTCACAGAATTCTCCACCTCGGCGGACGGAGGAGGGGATATGACCACCGGGAATAATGGAACCAGAATGCCTCAGGACCAATGA
- the LOC124013798 gene encoding NHS-like protein 2 isoform X3 codes for MFWDRKNSAMGNSQRRPKGRHRTKGATANTNLDAESKRSAASSSTATSAHFRSPWQQSVNVFGSWSRPDCVQELHQEAQLNLQSLLQDFEEQLYDTKLTGQTFRHPTASSQSSDDTSTTLSRSPVSLNNKRPEFIFLPASKGQVCEEDETSSVNISRGTDPSPSPSPSPCGSDRPLVGWSSTSLGPPVAEKPRWHLGRRTPAHLLSLDITGEGKLLGVDLLQGSCSPSPSLGCGGGQPRSLEPVTDTPVQHIPLRKTHSDLDPSFSLPQSPRNPPPTLGTMDHSAALLCSNSPSQSWNGPKGSTFSPGAWNEAYSYSLAPSPLGKGPATMPKGARMVGMVAGQGGELMCPSQTSLGLSVSSGSQSHSSSFTSISEPSGHRHPGTIGMMMGRRSETEGAASSPTDERSGLERGMGGVERRERSARSVAAANAFKFRERSLSTPTDSGSFCSTDNICGGMYGLGGLPGAGNGTNGNGGGVLTEMRHPHHHYPGGEGGERGESYALFYPSGSSEDGSNSIDNVSVTDGNFTPGGRLRLRSRSISLKKSKRKPPPPVRSVSLVKNLGDAEGRVHGHNGGHYRDGRPKSLHIPRDHLQDFQPDFLLPSSSLSKADLEEPELGHGGVDGPPSLEVHGPDTTELSFPAHWQLEEWKASDPYRSLSGSSTATGTTVIECMKVRGSSESLLDSPSTSRATSPSLLSIEAESTKASSPFKPPGLMSPSSGYSSQSETPTPITPSNQVVGTPTGPACTLGCKMRPKIPERKSSLPATSPRDPAARSRLSFEMPVNAHLDLSSIKPKQKASRRHSDTSTASKPGKLSAGSQSTLPVVTTNELRNIRLRSVSRTDLEDCLDGASNDIIEEEQGRDLSPPPVTPGCIPGPLVAPRPKPPVAFKPPLPKRPLNILLKSPSSSPIASDSPCLPC; via the exons ACTTTGAAGAGCAGCTGTATGACACCAAGCTAACAGGCCAGACGTTCCGCCACCCAACAGCTTCCTCCCAGAGTTCTGACGACACGTCCACCACCCTCAGtcgctcccctgtctccctcaaCAACAAGAGACCTGAATTCATCTTCCTG ccGGCGTCTAAGGGTCAGGTGTGTGAGGAGGATGAGACCTCCTCAGTAAATATCAGTAGGGGTACAGAcccgtccccctctccttccccatcccccTGTGGGTCAGATCGCCCTCTAGTGGGGTGGAGCAGCACCTCCCTGGGACCCCCCGTGGCCGAGAAACCTCGTTGGCACCTGGGACGACGCACCCCCGCTCACCTGCTATCCCTCGACATCACAG gtgAGGGTAAACTCTTGGGCGTAGACCTCCTCCAGGgatcctgttccccctctccgtccCTGGGCTGTGGAGGAGGCCAGCCCCGGTCTCTGGAGCCTGTCACAGACACCCCTGTCCAGCACATACCCCTGAGAAAGACCCACAGTGACCTGGACCCCAGCTTCAGCCTTCCCCAGTCCCCCAGGAACCCCCCTCCTACCCTGGGCACCATGGACCACTCTGCCGCCCTCCTCTGCTCCAACTCCCCCTCTCAGTCCTGGAACGGCCCCAAGGGCTCCACCTTCTCCCCGGGAGCCTGGAACGAGGCTTATAGTTATAGTTTAGCTCCAAGTCCGCTGGGGAAGGGACCGGCGACCATGCCCAAGGGAGCAAGGATGGTGGGGATGGTTGCGGGGCAGGGTGGGGAGTTGATGTGCCCCTCTCAGACCAGTTTGGGACTCTCCGTGAGCTCGGGGTCGCAGTCTCACTCTAGTTCGTTCACGTCAATATCAGAACCTTCCGGACACAGGCACCCAGGCACCATAGGGATGATGATGGGGAGGCGGAGCGAGACGGAGGGGGCGGCATCTAGCCCCACTGACGAACGGAGTggtctggagagagggatgggaggagtcGAGAGAAGGGAGAGGTCGGCGCGTTCTGTCGCCGCCGCCAATGCATTTAAGTTCCGTGAGCGTTCTCTTTCCACGCCGACGGATTCCGGCTCGTTCTGCTCCACGGACAACATCTGCGGCGGGATGTACGGCCTTGGTGGACTACCTGGAGCCGGTAATGGGACAAACGGGAACGGTGGCGGCGTTTTAACAGAGATGCGCCACCCACACCACCATTACCCTGGCGgcgaggggggtgagaggggcgAGAGCTATGCCCTCTTCTACCCCAGCGGGAGCTCCGAGGATGGGAGCAACAGCATTGACAACGTCTCTGTAACCGACGGCAACTTCACCCCGGGCGGTCGCCTACGGTTACGTTCTCGCTCCATCTCGCTGAAGAAGTCCAAACGCAAACCCCCTCCACCCGTCCGGAGCGTCTCGCTCGTGAAGAATTTAGGAGACGCCGAGGGGCGCGTGCATGGCCACAACGGAGGGCACTACCGGGACGGCCGCCCCAAATCCCTGCACATCCCCCGGGACCACCTCCAGGACTTCCAGCCAGACTTcctcctaccctcctcctccctctccaaggcCGATCTGGAGGAGCCTGAGCTGGGCCACGGCGGCGTGGACGGACCCCCAAGCCTCGAGGTCCATGGACCAGACACAACAGAGCTGTCCTTCCCAGCCCACTGGCAGCTGGAGGAGTGGAAAGCTTCTGACCCCTACAGGTCGTTGTCTGGGTCTAGTACAGCCACAGGGACGACTGTTATAGAGTGCATGAAG GTTCGGGGCAGCTCCGAGTCTCTCCTggactctccctccacctccagagccacctccccctccctgctctccaTTGAGGCAGAGTCGACCAAAGCTTCCTCCCCCTTCAAGCCACCAGGACTCATGTCCCCCTCCAGCGGCTACTCTAGCCAGTCAGAAACTCCGACGCCCATCACCCCCTCCAACCAGGTGGTAGGAACACCAACAGGGCCCGCCTGCACGTTGGGGTGTAAGATGCGCCCCAAAATCCCAGAGAGGAAGTCTTCGTTGCCAGCTACATCACCACGGGACCCTGCCGCCCGATCGAGGCTGTCCTTCGAGATGCCGGTTAACGCTCATCTGGATTTGTCCTCCATCAAACCAAAACAGAAGGCCAGCCGGCGCCATTCTGACACGTCCACCGCCAGTAAGCCCGGTAAACTGAGTGCTGGAAGCCAATCAACTCTCCCAGTGGTGACCACGAACGAGCTCCGGAACATCCGCCTGCGTTCTGTCTCCCGTACTGACCTGGAGGACTGCCTTGATGGAGCCTCTAATGACATCATTGAGGAGGAGCAGGGTCGCGACCTTTCCCCCCCTCCTGTCACCCCCGGTTGCATCCCCGGCCCCCTCGTTGCCCCCAGACCCAAACCCCCTGTGGCCTTCAAGCCCCCATTACCCAAACGCCCCCTCAACATCCTCCTCaagtccccttcctcctcccccattGCTTCCgactccccctgcctcccctgttGA
- the LOC124013798 gene encoding NHS-like protein 2 isoform X2: MRWKRRRSPGQGRPEEEKGSDTTFTMPFFSRANTNLDAESKRSAASSSTATSAHFRSPWQQSVNVFGSWSRPDCVQELHQEAQLNLQSLLQDFEEQLYDTKLTGQTFRHPTASSQSSDDTSTTLSRSPVSLNNKRPEFIFLPASKGQVCEEDETSSVNISRGTDPSPSPSPSPCGSDRPLVGWSSTSLGPPVAEKPRWHLGRRTPAHLLSLDITGEGKLLGVDLLQGSCSPSPSLGCGGGQPRSLEPVTDTPVQHIPLRKTHSDLDPSFSLPQSPRNPPPTLGTMDHSAALLCSNSPSQSWNGPKGSTFSPGAWNEAYSYSLAPSPLGKGPATMPKGARMVGMVAGQGGELMCPSQTSLGLSVSSGSQSHSSSFTSISEPSGHRHPGTIGMMMGRRSETEGAASSPTDERSGLERGMGGVERRERSARSVAAANAFKFRERSLSTPTDSGSFCSTDNICGGMYGLGGLPGAGNGTNGNGGGVLTEMRHPHHHYPGGEGGERGESYALFYPSGSSEDGSNSIDNVSVTDGNFTPGGRLRLRSRSISLKKSKRKPPPPVRSVSLVKNLGDAEGRVHGHNGGHYRDGRPKSLHIPRDHLQDFQPDFLLPSSSLSKADLEEPELGHGGVDGPPSLEVHGPDTTELSFPAHWQLEEWKASDPYRSLSGSSTATGTTVIECMKVRGSSESLLDSPSTSRATSPSLLSIEAESTKASSPFKPPGLMSPSSGYSSQSETPTPITPSNQVVGTPTGPACTLGCKMRPKIPERKSSLPATSPRDPAARSRLSFEMPVNAHLDLSSIKPKQKASRRHSDTSTASKPGKLSAGSQSTLPVVTTNELRNIRLRSVSRTDLEDCLDGASNDIIEEEQGRDLSPPPVTPGCIPGPLVAPRPKPPVAFKPPLPKRPLNILLKSPSSSPIASDSPCLPC, translated from the exons ACTTTGAAGAGCAGCTGTATGACACCAAGCTAACAGGCCAGACGTTCCGCCACCCAACAGCTTCCTCCCAGAGTTCTGACGACACGTCCACCACCCTCAGtcgctcccctgtctccctcaaCAACAAGAGACCTGAATTCATCTTCCTG ccGGCGTCTAAGGGTCAGGTGTGTGAGGAGGATGAGACCTCCTCAGTAAATATCAGTAGGGGTACAGAcccgtccccctctccttccccatcccccTGTGGGTCAGATCGCCCTCTAGTGGGGTGGAGCAGCACCTCCCTGGGACCCCCCGTGGCCGAGAAACCTCGTTGGCACCTGGGACGACGCACCCCCGCTCACCTGCTATCCCTCGACATCACAG gtgAGGGTAAACTCTTGGGCGTAGACCTCCTCCAGGgatcctgttccccctctccgtccCTGGGCTGTGGAGGAGGCCAGCCCCGGTCTCTGGAGCCTGTCACAGACACCCCTGTCCAGCACATACCCCTGAGAAAGACCCACAGTGACCTGGACCCCAGCTTCAGCCTTCCCCAGTCCCCCAGGAACCCCCCTCCTACCCTGGGCACCATGGACCACTCTGCCGCCCTCCTCTGCTCCAACTCCCCCTCTCAGTCCTGGAACGGCCCCAAGGGCTCCACCTTCTCCCCGGGAGCCTGGAACGAGGCTTATAGTTATAGTTTAGCTCCAAGTCCGCTGGGGAAGGGACCGGCGACCATGCCCAAGGGAGCAAGGATGGTGGGGATGGTTGCGGGGCAGGGTGGGGAGTTGATGTGCCCCTCTCAGACCAGTTTGGGACTCTCCGTGAGCTCGGGGTCGCAGTCTCACTCTAGTTCGTTCACGTCAATATCAGAACCTTCCGGACACAGGCACCCAGGCACCATAGGGATGATGATGGGGAGGCGGAGCGAGACGGAGGGGGCGGCATCTAGCCCCACTGACGAACGGAGTggtctggagagagggatgggaggagtcGAGAGAAGGGAGAGGTCGGCGCGTTCTGTCGCCGCCGCCAATGCATTTAAGTTCCGTGAGCGTTCTCTTTCCACGCCGACGGATTCCGGCTCGTTCTGCTCCACGGACAACATCTGCGGCGGGATGTACGGCCTTGGTGGACTACCTGGAGCCGGTAATGGGACAAACGGGAACGGTGGCGGCGTTTTAACAGAGATGCGCCACCCACACCACCATTACCCTGGCGgcgaggggggtgagaggggcgAGAGCTATGCCCTCTTCTACCCCAGCGGGAGCTCCGAGGATGGGAGCAACAGCATTGACAACGTCTCTGTAACCGACGGCAACTTCACCCCGGGCGGTCGCCTACGGTTACGTTCTCGCTCCATCTCGCTGAAGAAGTCCAAACGCAAACCCCCTCCACCCGTCCGGAGCGTCTCGCTCGTGAAGAATTTAGGAGACGCCGAGGGGCGCGTGCATGGCCACAACGGAGGGCACTACCGGGACGGCCGCCCCAAATCCCTGCACATCCCCCGGGACCACCTCCAGGACTTCCAGCCAGACTTcctcctaccctcctcctccctctccaaggcCGATCTGGAGGAGCCTGAGCTGGGCCACGGCGGCGTGGACGGACCCCCAAGCCTCGAGGTCCATGGACCAGACACAACAGAGCTGTCCTTCCCAGCCCACTGGCAGCTGGAGGAGTGGAAAGCTTCTGACCCCTACAGGTCGTTGTCTGGGTCTAGTACAGCCACAGGGACGACTGTTATAGAGTGCATGAAG GTTCGGGGCAGCTCCGAGTCTCTCCTggactctccctccacctccagagccacctccccctccctgctctccaTTGAGGCAGAGTCGACCAAAGCTTCCTCCCCCTTCAAGCCACCAGGACTCATGTCCCCCTCCAGCGGCTACTCTAGCCAGTCAGAAACTCCGACGCCCATCACCCCCTCCAACCAGGTGGTAGGAACACCAACAGGGCCCGCCTGCACGTTGGGGTGTAAGATGCGCCCCAAAATCCCAGAGAGGAAGTCTTCGTTGCCAGCTACATCACCACGGGACCCTGCCGCCCGATCGAGGCTGTCCTTCGAGATGCCGGTTAACGCTCATCTGGATTTGTCCTCCATCAAACCAAAACAGAAGGCCAGCCGGCGCCATTCTGACACGTCCACCGCCAGTAAGCCCGGTAAACTGAGTGCTGGAAGCCAATCAACTCTCCCAGTGGTGACCACGAACGAGCTCCGGAACATCCGCCTGCGTTCTGTCTCCCGTACTGACCTGGAGGACTGCCTTGATGGAGCCTCTAATGACATCATTGAGGAGGAGCAGGGTCGCGACCTTTCCCCCCCTCCTGTCACCCCCGGTTGCATCCCCGGCCCCCTCGTTGCCCCCAGACCCAAACCCCCTGTGGCCTTCAAGCCCCCATTACCCAAACGCCCCCTCAACATCCTCCTCaagtccccttcctcctcccccattGCTTCCgactccccctgcctcccctgttGA